From a single Polyangiaceae bacterium genomic region:
- a CDS encoding DDE-type integrase/transposase/recombinase, translated as MTTEKPRPPRTHGAPPITLSEHEQADAERRQQIALFRYGVIADLIHLEPGHRGLYALLRDKAAREWDIPGTLRRRVEAETIRGWLRDYRRGGFDALLPKARKDRGSARAIPQCVADVLCETKDQHPDFSVALVIEHVSRFARIPDDVVLAPSTVHRLLARAGLMQKKPGEPTSNDRRRFSFDQAGELWMSDVMHGPSVRIEGRQRKSYLLAMIDDATRIVPYASFAPSESVAAFLPVFEQAIRRRGIPKRLYVDNGAAFRSRHLALVCAKLGVTLIHARPYTPQGKGKMERWFRTVRMSLLVQLGADDTKSIEALNRRLWAWIEGEYHQSPHRGLDGEAPADRWAARSSDVRLADPGVADLFLFEQKRRVQSDRTVSLDGVVYEVDAVLVGDTVVLRYDPSRPRDRRNVQVWHRGSQIQLAKRVDAYANCFVRRNGDRRMPVADTPPDPPAQGLRMSDFQSNAADDDKAVK; from the coding sequence ATGACAACAGAAAAGCCCCGACCGCCCAGGACCCATGGTGCGCCGCCGATCACCCTCAGCGAGCACGAGCAGGCCGATGCGGAGCGCCGCCAACAGATCGCTCTGTTCCGGTACGGCGTGATCGCCGACCTCATCCACCTCGAGCCCGGTCACCGCGGCTTGTACGCGCTCTTGCGCGACAAGGCCGCGCGGGAGTGGGACATCCCCGGCACGCTCCGGCGCCGCGTCGAGGCGGAGACGATCCGCGGCTGGCTGCGCGACTATCGGCGCGGCGGCTTCGACGCTCTGCTACCCAAGGCTCGCAAGGATCGAGGCTCGGCACGCGCCATTCCGCAGTGCGTCGCCGACGTGTTGTGCGAGACCAAGGACCAGCATCCCGACTTCAGCGTCGCGCTCGTGATCGAGCACGTTTCGAGGTTCGCTCGGATACCCGACGACGTCGTGCTCGCACCGTCCACCGTGCACCGCTTGTTAGCGCGTGCAGGCCTGATGCAGAAGAAGCCGGGGGAGCCGACCAGCAACGACCGCCGGCGCTTCTCGTTCGACCAGGCCGGCGAGCTGTGGATGAGCGACGTGATGCACGGCCCCTCCGTGCGCATCGAGGGGCGACAGCGCAAGAGCTATCTGCTCGCGATGATCGACGACGCCACGCGCATCGTCCCCTATGCTAGCTTCGCGCCGAGCGAGAGCGTCGCGGCGTTCCTGCCGGTGTTCGAGCAAGCCATCCGTCGCCGCGGTATCCCCAAGCGCCTGTACGTCGACAACGGCGCTGCCTTCCGCTCGCGCCACCTCGCCCTCGTCTGCGCCAAGCTGGGCGTCACCCTCATCCACGCCCGCCCCTATACGCCCCAGGGCAAGGGTAAGATGGAGCGCTGGTTCCGCACGGTACGCATGAGCCTGCTCGTGCAACTCGGCGCCGACGACACCAAGTCCATCGAGGCGCTCAATCGCCGCCTCTGGGCCTGGATCGAGGGCGAGTACCACCAGAGCCCCCACCGCGGTCTCGACGGCGAGGCGCCCGCCGACCGCTGGGCAGCCCGCTCCAGCGACGTGCGCCTCGCCGACCCAGGCGTCGCCGACCTGTTCCTGTTCGAGCAGAAACGCCGGGTGCAGTCCGACCGCACCGTCTCCCTCGATGGTGTCGTCTACGAGGTCGACGCCGTGCTCGTCGGCGACACCGTCGTGCTCCGTTACGACCCCTCCCGTCCCCGCGACCGTCGCAACGTCCAGGTGTGGCATCGCGGCAGCCAGATCCAGCTCGCCAAGCGCGTCGATGCCTACGCCAACTGCTTCGTCCGTCGCAACGGCGACCGCCGCATGCCCGTCGCCGACACCCCGCCCGACCCTCCCGCACAGGGTCTGCGCATGAGCGACTTCCAGTCCAACGCGGCCGACGACGACAAGGCGGTGAAGTGA
- a CDS encoding AAA family ATPase has translation MYRKHFGLTRHPFGKAIEPDELFPSGSLRELEARLAHLLDLRGIGIVTGESGSGKTTACRKVVAGLHAGLHRVLYVSLSTGNVMDLYKTIAWEFGLPTERNRAALFRQIRAEVTRLSGEARQKPLLIVDEAHHLRSDVLEDLRLLTNYSMDSDNRLCLLLVGHPELRRRLGMAVHEALSQRVVVRAHIAGLSRDELGPYLAHLLRLAGTELPLFEPAAQEALYQASSGLPRKVNLVAHHALMAAALAKTKAVAAEQVQAAMAEVS, from the coding sequence ATGTACCGCAAGCATTTCGGCCTCACCCGCCACCCCTTCGGCAAGGCCATCGAGCCCGACGAGCTGTTCCCCTCCGGCTCCCTCCGCGAGTTGGAGGCGCGCCTCGCTCACCTGCTGGATCTACGCGGCATCGGCATCGTCACCGGCGAGAGCGGCAGCGGCAAGACCACCGCTTGTCGAAAGGTCGTCGCTGGACTGCACGCCGGTTTGCACCGCGTTCTGTACGTCTCGCTCTCCACGGGCAACGTCATGGACCTCTACAAGACCATCGCCTGGGAATTCGGCCTGCCCACCGAGCGCAACCGCGCCGCACTCTTCCGCCAGATCCGCGCCGAGGTGACGCGCCTCTCGGGCGAGGCGCGCCAGAAGCCCTTGCTCATCGTCGACGAGGCCCATCATCTGCGCAGCGACGTGCTCGAGGATCTGCGCTTGCTCACCAACTACTCGATGGACTCCGACAACCGCCTCTGCCTGCTCCTCGTCGGTCACCCCGAGCTCCGGCGCAGGCTCGGCATGGCCGTGCATGAGGCGCTCTCCCAGCGCGTCGTCGTCCGCGCACACATCGCCGGTCTCTCTCGCGACGAGCTCGGCCCCTACCTCGCACACCTCCTGCGCCTCGCCGGCACCGAGCTGCCGCTCTTCGAGCCCGCAGCCCAGGAGGCGCTCTACCAGGCAAGCAGCGGATTGCCCCGCAAGGTCAACCTCGTTGCCCACCACGCTCTCATGGCCGCCGCGCTCGCCAAGACCAAGGCTGTCGCCGCGGAACAGGTCCAGGCTGCCATGGCGGAGGTGTCGTGA
- a CDS encoding S8 family serine peptidase, with the protein MTALSLRYDGSPAALAAGLPAFKPCSLASNPAPQSGNPPVARGRSPRQSSGGTARETTAGCPWTANSLCVGAVDSAKNMTEPQSTSNYTSDRERPDVVALGGAYDLLGAPQEGVCVADESQPEAWKRATGTSVAAPAITSMALLWRQQCEPQYQGYAGEKTLRALFRTSAFINIEGDPYSTPDPSSDAQDGAGFVDARNLVAFCEPGLDGSFGELTIDTENDGTLGLPDGELYPSAYSAVPGTHVATSLADYQSGPGDATRRWREIGSGWDGISSGRIRATISFDGCPDEASGPVPSPVSADFDLHLVREEANGHFSYVANSQSVQDTNEGFEYEVTVPGNYKVIVSWPQGAPDCFGGTLPDVGYAQVHLQ; encoded by the coding sequence CTGACCGCCCTGTCGCTCCGCTACGACGGAAGCCCGGCGGCATTAGCCGCCGGGCTTCCTGCATTCAAACCATGCTCCCTTGCCTCTAACCCTGCCCCGCAATCCGGGAATCCACCGGTCGCCCGCGGGCGCTCTCCGCGACAATCAAGCGGTGGGACAGCGCGGGAAACAACAGCTGGTTGCCCGTGGACGGCAAATAGCCTTTGCGTGGGTGCTGTGGACTCCGCCAAGAACATGACGGAGCCCCAAAGCACGAGCAACTACACAAGTGACCGTGAAAGGCCAGATGTTGTTGCTCTCGGCGGAGCATACGATTTGCTTGGCGCTCCACAAGAGGGTGTGTGTGTTGCGGACGAATCGCAACCTGAGGCGTGGAAGCGGGCGACGGGCACGAGTGTGGCGGCACCCGCCATCACTTCCATGGCACTGTTGTGGCGGCAGCAGTGCGAGCCTCAGTACCAGGGGTATGCCGGAGAGAAGACTCTGCGCGCGCTGTTCAGAACGTCCGCTTTCATCAACATCGAAGGCGATCCGTATTCAACGCCTGACCCATCAAGTGACGCGCAGGATGGCGCGGGCTTTGTCGACGCGCGGAACCTCGTGGCGTTCTGCGAACCTGGGCTCGACGGCTCATTTGGCGAGTTGACGATTGATACGGAAAACGATGGGACACTGGGCCTACCCGACGGTGAGCTCTACCCTTCGGCATACTCGGCCGTGCCGGGCACTCACGTCGCGACGTCGCTAGCCGACTATCAGTCGGGACCCGGCGATGCGACGCGGCGATGGCGAGAGATCGGGTCTGGATGGGACGGCATTTCTAGCGGTCGCATCCGTGCTACCATTTCCTTCGATGGGTGCCCTGATGAAGCTTCTGGTCCCGTGCCGAGTCCCGTGTCGGCGGACTTCGACCTGCACTTGGTGCGAGAAGAAGCGAATGGGCATTTCTCGTACGTCGCAAACTCTCAGTCGGTCCAAGATACCAACGAGGGCTTCGAGTACGAAGTAACTGTCCCGGGAAACTACAAG